The segment GGTGAAGTCCAAAGGGAGtaagatggaagaaagaagtaaatggGGAAGATGTTGATTCCTCACCTCTCCCCATGAGAGAATCCAATGAAATAGTTGCAGGACCTATGAAAGGATCTCAAATCTTATATTTACAAACCATAAAATAATGTGattcctttttggaaaaaaatcataaaacgtAAATGTAGACTGTATCACTAGATTGTTAAAGTCAATATGTGACTagtatttttgcttcattttccatTAAGGTGACATATTTGTTTGATAATGGAGGGACAGtcttctttgctatttttatgGCAATATGGGGTAAGTATGTTCTTCTGTTACTTAATTGCTAGTCCTCATTTTCTGAGACTGTTGCTATgtttcttcacacacacacacacacacacacacgcacacgcacaccgTGTTATCAATTCAACAATGAAATCTCTTGCTTTGTTTGCCCTCTTCACACATTAACTGCTTCTTTGGGAATTTAACCCTTGCTCTAATCCCGTGGTCCCTAAAGCCTTGACCTTCCCATACTAAGGAGTATATTTTTCCTGCCGAAAGCAGATGgtgattaaaaacaaactgaaacatACTAGAACCCAAATTAGGCTGCATGTACTTCTGCGTGTAAAAGTAATGctcagaaaatgttttgtttgcataatatttctatttgtctattttttaacgTTACACTTTATACACTTAGAGATACAGAATCTATTCCGTATATGATTAAACAGTAATATCTAATACATAATAAATCTTGTTCTTATTCAACAtcttaaaactgtaaaaattatGTACAGGTATATGCTTTGGCTGACTTTTTTCACCATGTTTCTCATTGACTCTTTAAAACACCCAATTAATTGAGTCCTAAAAGAAGTCAGACAATTTAGAATTCCCCACACTTTGAAGAGAACTGATGCCTTTCCTGGTTAGAGTCAGCTTTCCTACCATGGTCCTGTTGAATGCAAAGTCAGTCATTGTCAGCGTGGCAATTCAAGGGGCTGATCATGTACGTGTTGAGACAGGAAAGTAAAATGTACTAGAATAGAAATCTCTCACTCCAATTACCTTAATTTCCCAGGAACAGAAACTctgtatactctctctctctcattttaagtcagaatttttttttaattactgttcCAATTTTCCTTCAAGGGAATGCCAATCTTGATTAATGCAATTAGGACAGTAGGGTTAATTAAATTACCAGGCAGGGCAAGCATCGTGAAACCTTTTAGTTTTACCTGATTCTCACAAACACTTCCCACTAAGAGTAAAATAGATCACAATGCAAATTAAGGTTACTCGATAGATGATTCAGCAAGGCCAAAAATGGTAAGAAAGGAAACCTTTTAGATGATTTATCCTCTGTGTTTCTGCTACTAGTCTCATACTTTTATAGTTCTCCTTGGCACAGCCACATGACTGTGATCTTGCTTCAGCTTTTGAAGATGGGTTTGTGAAAAGGCTAGGATGTAGCGATCATTTGCCGTCAGAAGCATCTTCCCCTTAGTTTTATACTGAGGTACGAAGTTGAGGTATGTCATCCATAGGAATGCCATCCCGTGCATTTTCTTGGCCTGCTGGCATAGATGAATCATTCACAGTTGAGTTGTAATAACTAGAGTTCCCAAAACTCGCATCATAATGTTCTGGTGCATTGTCTAATCGCAGAactaaaaaagtaacaaaaaaaattattttatggtgACAGTCTGGAAGATGCATGCTCAGGCACCCGCCAGACTACAGGAATTGTTCTAGATGAGTAAGTAGGTACATCTTTCTTATGGGCTTTGCAGGTAttggttttgaaattttaaatcaatatatatttttcaagacACATTTCCTTCTGAGACTAAGAGAACAGTTtaacttctaaaataattttactactGGTGAAccaaaaataaaggaactaagGGAGAAATCACAATGAAAGTAGAGCAGTACTTTGTATGAAGAAGGACAGACATATGTCTCATTGACTTTTGAATCTTGTGAATTCAGAGCCTTGTCAACCATGTTCTAAATTTTTACTtctggtgaaaaaaaataattttttaaaaactgaagagcattaattttaaatcagtgtcattatttttctaagtgtCTCAGTATGTTTATGGCTGAGCCAGGGAAGACAGTGATGGAAGAAAACTACTtgtaaaaccttatttttttttttttgtgatagaTCCTAGTTATCATGCACTTGACATTCTGTGATTAATGatatgagattattttttattttttcaatgaacaGCCAATTCTTACTTCCTTAATgatcttgaatttattttcaaagaaaacttgGCATGTGCTATGTATCTTTAAGTACTAAAGCAGTGACTAATCACTAATTAGATTAGTGATTTAATTATTCGGTTAGGTAATCTCATATCCTACCTATTCTTTAACGCTTCTGTTTACAGACTGGGTGCCCAACAACCTTAGGGACTTGGGGGAGGATTCTCAAAGCTGTCTTGAACGAGGAAAGGAGGTGTTGTGATTAAGTTATTCCATGATGCCTCAGTCACATCTTAAATTGTATCAGTTTGACAGACTGAGCTTTTGCATGTGATTACAGGTAAAGAAAAGattctgggattaaaaaaaagtttggaaacccCTGTTGTTGAAATCCTAtcctttaattttgaaaagtgccactttttattttatatggctTGCTAGAAGCCCCCAAAATAGGACTCAGTTAAATTTACAATTAATGGGTTTGGTTCTGAAGATGAACAATTTGTCAGTCATGATCTGAACTTAGTAGAATCAACAAGACTTTACCGACAGGAGGTACCAAGGgcatttaactattttttatggTGGCAAGACcataaaatacacactgaaagCTCTGTCCTTTGtagaacagaaaacattttttttcctaaagtgtaaaaaaaaaaaaaaaaaagatgagtcaattatttgaaatcatttcatttctgttctaattAGTATTATATTAAGAATTAATTCAGTTCTTTACTCTTAGCAGCTACATTTCTCATTCGTAGATATTACGGTTGGTCTTTTCCATCACATGAGTGAAAAATTCCTGTGTGAGTTTATGTACCCAAATATACAACACCTTATAGATTCTGTTTTAGAGACTCATGAAGCTAATCGATTGAGGGCTGTTGCATTTGTGTAAACTTTAGAAGAACTCCAAATTGGAGTAAGTGACTGTTCAAATTACTGCTGCTAAGAGACCCAACAGTGACAGAGAACATGGGTGTGCAGTGACTTGCTAACAAAACTGGCCCTGTTTTCCTCAAGGGGATACCATTCTCTTCCAAGTCTATAGACATGTTTTAGGTTCTGGGATTTGGTTTACTTAAAACTAACTGTGACCACAGATCCGTAATTATTTTGGTTATGTTCtttgagaaacagagagtagatcAGAATAAATCTTTCGTCTGTTTCTGTCATATGAACCTCCAAATCCCTTCTAGATAATGTACTGAACATTAGCATCCTCATTTAATTAAAACCGCCCTGTGCAGGTGAGCttctaaaagttatttttaccTGGTTCGTTTCTGTCATCGTAAAGTCGCCGATGGGAAAATGAATCCGTTTTCCTTTTTCCACACAGCAAGTAGCCAACAAGGCTAAGCAACGAAGCACCCAGAATAGCACCTAAAATGGCCCCAAATACTACTCCTGTACTTTTATTCtctagagaacaaagaaaaagtaattagCAGATAACgaaatagaaaataacttttcaaagaagagaaatatatacattggacttttttttataacaaagaaTGTTTAAACAATATTGGTTTTTTTATATGAGGTAACAgtgatgtgtgtgtattttctgaaGTACTGAGTATATATTGGCAAATATACCTCCTGATAaaaccatacttcaaatttttaattatgttgaaATACTTCTTAGTTTCATAACTgtctctcattccttttttaacaGTAGTACTGAAATGCCATGTGTATGCTCCATTAAGATCTAATTTCTATGTTGAGTGTTGTATTAAGTTTTTAATCAACTCTGAATCTCTAATGAATGTTAATGATGAAATGAACTTTGAGCTTGTTTCTATAATAACTGAAAAGTAAAAAGCTAATGGGAGTAAGTGGGTAACAGAAAATGAATCCACAACAGCCCAACTGAAAAGGCACTATAAGGGAAAAGCAGTATATCCTGATACAGGAGATTTCCAGATGCAATAAATAGACGAAAGCAAGATGTTTGCACTGTCTTGCACGTTGAGAACAGATGTGCAGATCTGAGTTTAAGGGAGCCCAAAATTTTACCCTTTTTACCAAGTAACTTATTTGAAGACTAAGTTAGTTATTAACAAACTATGTAATGCTCCCTGAATTCATATTTAGTGTTTgtattttcagagtttttaaaaaatttcgtgagaatattattaaataagtGGGTGAGGGGTCTTATAAAGTCTGTAATTCTATATTAAAAcccatttataaaaagaattaacCTACACACTGGAAGCTCAACAGCAAAACTACtactaaaataaaagcaaagcaaagttaactgattttcttttgattaaagaGCAATGGTGGGCATAAGTACTCAGTGTTCTTAGTATATATATTAAGTTGAtagagacaaaagagagagaatatttattaaaaatctttctgatgtaggggcatctgggtggttcagtcagttaagcgtctgactcttgatatcagctcaggtcatcactgttgtgagttcgagccccacgtggggctctactctgggtgtggagctgattaagagtttctttccttcttccccaccacCCACTCTGCTTGCGctatctctaaaaaaaacaaaacaaaacaaaaaaacctttctgaTGTAGTATCAGAGTATGTATGAATGAAAGGATGCATTAAAATTatagctaaaatgaaaatatatgcacatacaatCTGTTAGCTGCCCTGCTATTGTAAAGCCTAGATGCCagaatttaataaaacttttccTGTACACTAACAACTATCAAGTAGGAATTTGTAAGTATGATTTAGTGTTTATATCACTAATATAATCTGGAAGTAAGTTGTATTGGAAATCATTGAATTCATGGGgggaaaagagtatttttaaaaatttcagggaaagacaaataccatatgatttcagtcatatgcggaatttaagaaacagaacagaggaacatatggaaaaggagggaaaaaagagagggagtcaaaccataagagattcttaaggataaagaacaaacaagtttgatggagggaggtgggatgggctagatgggtgatgggcattaagaagggcacttgtgatgagcactgcgtgttacatgtaagtgctgaatcactcaattctcctgaaaccagtgttacactatatgttaactcactagaatttaaacaaaaacttgaaaaaaaaattttcaaggaaacaaaaacttGGGTAGACCTGAAAAAATAAGACATGatgaattttcattaaatattagaGATCTTTTCTGCTTTATGTTTTAAAGCTTGATATAATCcctaagtgaaaaacaaaaatgttcctaTAATACACTTTTCTTATGATACTCACAGCTATATTGCATTTTTATGGTGTTCATTAGTTACTAAACTAAAAATTCAGGAGGATTTCCTTTTGttgagtttatttatatttttaaaaacaaatcagtgtTCTGTTTTCCTGTGATTGCTATGTGGTATCAGATAATTTGTAAATTCATTTATCTCATTCAGTTTTTGcatacatatgtttttaaagttcagttGCATACTGTTCCTAAAAGCATGGGACAGTTCAGGCAGTTTTCTCAGATTCAGTGAAAATCGTTGCCCAGTATCTCAAAACTGTATTACTGCCTCAGCCTAACCTACCTCTAATTTTGTCCCGCTGTCTCATCACGTTCCCATACAGTAATGACTACTGCATGCTGACTGAAGCCCAAAAATCCCTTCTCTATTTCCACTGAATATCATGGTTGCCCCCCAAAAGTGAGAACCACCTGGGCTGTtatagtctctctttttttcccccccaatatGGTATATTCTTTAGATGTAATCTATATGACTTAGTTCGGGATTCAGTTTCACACAAAAGGAAAGttaaatccatttatatttaccTTCTTGGGGATCTGATGTATTTGAGAAGACTTTTGAATTATTGGTAAACTTTAAGGTGGGCTGTAGAGTTGTTTCTCGGTAGGGGGTAAACCCTATGAAGCTTTCATTGGATGTGGTGAGCCATTCATCTGGTTCTGTTATCATAGGGGTCACGGACGTGGTGTTTGGTGCCGTAGGGAGGATGCTAACTGAAATGGAACTGTTGTCAGGAGTTTTTATGGTATCATTGGCTGAAGACCAAGTGAACTTTTCTGAAGATATAGCAGATGTAGTTTTGGGAACTGCTGAGACTGGAAGAGGATTTTCATCTGCAATGGATGAGTTCCAAGACAATTTAGAAACAAAGCTGTGAATCAGAGGAGGGCTAGTGGGAGATGTAGGCATGGGTCTTGGATTCCTAGAAAAGTTGTTCGTTGATGAATTCCTGAAGACTTCTTTTGTTCCATGGTGTTTATTTGATGGGTCCCAGAACGAGGAATTACTTGCCCTGGGATTGGaggtttctctattttctttatctgaGCTTAAATTTGTGCCACCTTCCAAAAGAACGGAtttgttttccattgtttttaagCCTTCTGCAATgctttgtgttgtgtttttttctagaCTTTCTTCCCCATGGCTTCCAATTAATAGTAAACTAAACAGATTTGAAATCAAAAGAATTTTGGCCGAGGTCAACATTGTAGCTTTTTTTGGTACTGGTGTTATTAAGgggaatctgaaaaaaagaaaataacaagcatcttaattattaaatgaagtagtgattttttaaaaatggatctacatctttaaagtaataaaaatctaGAGATATAATACTGAATTGATAATACCATACTCTATTCCAAAAGTTAGTTTTCTTTGGATTATATACTAAACCTAAGGTAAGttctattttctatatatttatttcttctttcctctaaGGAAATGCCATGCAAAAACTTTATCAAGCCACATACCACTATTCCACTATTTCAAagatcattttcagaaaaatccCTGTCCTGTGAACTCTGCCAGTTCATAGCAAACATTATAGCCTTTTTCATCATCTAATTCCAGTGGTCTGATTAAATTTATGAATTGTACTTAGCCACTCATTGTGTcatcattatacatttttatttgctttccctTTGTGGATAGTTTCTCTTCCTAACGaagtggtcaccagaggggaaaaAGACAGCCCTTAGTTGTTCTAATTTTCTCATGTTACATGAGGAACGTGGTTTTGAGCTTTCACCCCCTTCCCGTAATGAGAATCCACATATCAAGAGTCAGCAAAGTGAGTTTTGTTGTTCCTGATTCACTTTGTAACATTGAACCACCAATGGGATCTCTCTACTCTTCAACCAGCTTTTGATTGTAACTTGAAAACCTAAGGTATTAATACCCCAAATGAGCCAAGCGTTCTGTTACTGCCTATAATTTATCtccagggaaaagagagaaatggaagagagggaCAATGTGTGTTGTGAATACCATCTGCAGTGTATTCCAAAAATAATACGGTGATGGGTAAGGCTTTTGTGGGAATTGGGTTTTTCCTGCTTTCCTGGCCTGACAGTGGAGGATAACTTTGCTTCTGCTCCTTAGCTTCCTTGCTCGGGTCCCTTCACCTTGAAGAGATAGAAGCAACTGGGAGTTGAAATCATCGGCTACTCAGAACCCCAACCCTGGGCTTTTGTTGATCGAGGACCAGGAAATTTTGGTTAAGTTCAACCCCATTCTGAATTGAACAAAACACATTGTAAGCCCCAAAGTCTAAAGGAGGTAGAACAGAAGCTCTGAAGGGACAATAAATGAGAAATCTGTGCCCCTTCTCTTGCACTTTCCTCTCAGCCTCTCTGTATAAAGTTATGCTGGATGGTGGTTGGCATTCTTGTGTGTGCCCAGGCTCATCTGTCAACCAGGTGCACTGTGGAGGCAGACAGAAGTGGGACCCAAGAAAAGTGCAATTGCAGGAGGAGAGTAAATCAGGAGAACCCAGGAGCGTCATTTCCCCTCCTGTTCTTTTTGCCCCTTCTGGCCCCTGGGTGGAAACTCAAGAGAGGAAGTTTGAGGGTGTAGAGCATAGGAACAGAGCTAAGATCATTACAAACTTGAAAAACTTCTATGATTAGAATTATTATAAaggggacagaaaaagaaaaggagtgtTTCCACCCATTTTGTGAtactttaaaacacaaattctaaGCCTTTCTGCATATACggaactatttttattgtttctggtatttgacaagttttaaaatataccttCAGAGGGTGTGAGCtgcactgtttgttttttttaataattactctATGCAGGGCGAATGAACAGTTTTCTCCCCTGTTTCTGGCGTTGGCACTAAAAAGCGGTTTCACATTACGACTTTTGTATGGAGGGCTGCAGAAGGTGGTTAAGAGAAACACAACAACCATGGCCATTAAGGGAAGCAAGTCCAGACTCTGCATAATTTTGGTTCCCCTTAAATGCAAAGAGTCATTATTCTGCCAGCCTTCTTGTTGTAACTGAGTCATACTCATTTtatatcaagttttaaaaataagaaggtaCCCTGGTTTGTATCAGGCAATCAACCTATGCAAGGGAAGAGAAATGCTGCTTATTGGCAAGTCAATCAAAATCCGAACTTTTAAATTACAACATTGGCTCAGGTGCGCTGGGGGTACCATAAAAGCACGTTTCTGCAGCGAAATAACAAAACAATACATAGACTGTGCTACTTCCCTTTGttgcttttgcttgtttttttattatagatcTCAGGCTACAGGTTAAGacagatgggttttgtttttctttgtcataGGAAATTCAGTCTGACATTAGCCAATATCCCAGGCAGACCCTGCATGTTACTCTTCAGTGACCTTTACACTCTTGAACAGTATTTTGCTTTTCCTAAATGAAAAAGCTGCAATAAATGACATAACGAACTATGCTTCTAGAGCGTTTTGAAAGGATGAGAACACTTAGTAGTCAGAAAGGAGGATTGTACCTGAGGATGGTAGCATAgcatttcacttttatttgacttaaaaagaaaagaaagacaaggctttccttcaggaaaaaaaaaaaattcaagttggTGAACATAATTCTAATTAAAAGACTGGGGTATGCAGAcatccaagaaaaatatatagaatgtcATACTCCCTGCTAATTTGAGCAATGTTAGTCATAATCTTCAGTGCTGAAAGAATTAGGTGGGAGAGTATCAAGCTTAGGAAGAAAAACTGTCTCCAGAATATTCTGGACCCAAATTCCCAAGCATGGAGTTTTCAgccttttattatatttcactGTCGGTAGAAAATGCCTCAATGGATCAAATAGAAAGTGCTAAACAGTAAATCAATATCCCTTTAATTAAAGGAGCCTTACATTGCcacaaactgaaaataattttaagaaacttCATCCACACCTTCATTCCATAAGATGTGTTCCATAGCAACTGACTTAGCCATTCAGATTTCCAGTGAGCACCAACGTACACACATACCATGGTAAGTGAAATAGTTACATACACAACATTTGGCCAATTTTTTgattaataaaatctttgggaaaagaTGTATAGAAGCTTGTAATTCATTGTATTCAAagattgtttttcaaaaaccGTCATATTCTGATACTTTGGCACGATCCTTAAAACCCAAATGcataatttaaatctaaataatcAATTCATATTTATGCCATTTCCACTTTAAACACCGTGAAACTTTTACTAAGATCTGTCTTATGGCAACTCTCTCTTGTAGTCATGTACAATTTTAAAGTACGGTTTTTATTTAACTCTCCAGCTGGTTTCATCATCGAGCGAATTTGGCAGTAATTCCTAAAGCTAAGTCACTTAGTGCAAATGCTCATTTGGAAGATAATTACTTAATGAAACAACTACCTGTTTTTATAAGGGTCTCCGTAGCTACTTGCCAGACAGTCCTGTCAGAAGTTGAGCCTGCTTTGATTCTCTtcggcaaataaataaaagagagccagaggcagagagagaaggagaaaggaaaggagagggggaaaaaaggggggagagagagatgggatcCTAGGTAACCCAGTCTACACTTACCTTCAGGTTTTGGGGGTATTTACAAACAGGAACTGAAAGATCACAGACAGGTGTCCTGGCTGGAATGAGTCTGCCGAGCATTAGAGAAAGCAGATGGGTTAAGTATGACAATGTCCCACTGAGCAGGAGGGtgtcagagaaacaaaattaggTGGAGCTGGCCAGATCTTGCTTGTGTAATAGAGCACCCAAGAACCTGACTGACCTGCTCTCAGCTGTCAGCATGAAGATATCACCTCAttcagacctttaaaaaaaataaaagtccaaccCTCCAGGTTTCATAGGTTGATCGTTGTGACTTTGGGGCAGGCTGGTTCTCTTGAGCAGTGGCAAAA is part of the Ailuropoda melanoleuca isolate Jingjing chromosome 16, ASM200744v2, whole genome shotgun sequence genome and harbors:
- the MUC15 gene encoding mucin-15 codes for the protein MLTSAKILLISNLFSLLLIGSHGEESLEKNTTQSIAEGLKTMENKSVLLEGGTNLSSDKENRETSNPRASNSSFWDPSNKHHGTKEVFRNSSTNNFSRNPRPMPTSPTSPPLIHSFVSKLSWNSSIADENPLPVSAVPKTTSAISSEKFTWSSANDTIKTPDNSSISVSILPTAPNTTSVTPMITEPDEWLTTSNESFIGFTPYRETTLQPTLKFTNNSKVFSNTSDPQEENKSTGVVFGAILGAILGASLLSLVGYLLCGKRKTDSFSHRRLYDDRNEPVLRLDNAPEHYDASFGNSSYYNSTVNDSSMPAGQENARDGIPMDDIPQLRTSV